One Solanum pennellii chromosome 9, SPENNV200 DNA segment encodes these proteins:
- the LOC107030761 gene encoding probable glutathione S-transferase gives MAQVKLLGFWYSPFSHRVEWALKIKGVKYEYIEEDRNNKSSLFLQSNPIHKKIPVLIHNGKPIIESMLILEYIYETFDGPSILPKEPYDRALARFWAKFLDDKVMAVVNTFFRKGEEQEKGKEEVFEMLKVLDNELKDKKFFVGDKFGFAEIVANMVALWVGVYEEASGVVLVTSQNPKICAWRDEYINYSPVKKYLPPRRDELLTFFQPRARAQATTSASAPK, from the exons ATGGCTCAAGTAAAGTTGCTAGGTTTTTGGTATAGCCCATTTAGTCACAGAGTTGAGTGGGCTCTGAAGATTAAGGGTgtcaaatatgaatatatagaAGAAGATAGAAACAACAAGAGCTCTCTATTTCTTCAATCTAATCCAATTCACAAGAAAATCCCAGTGCTCATTCACAATGGCAAGCCCATCATTGAGTCTATGCTCATTCTCGAATACATTTATGAGACATTTGATGGCCCTTCCATCTTGCCAAAAGAACCTTATGACCGAGCTTTAGCTCGTTTTTGGGCTAAGTTTCTTGATGATAAG GTGATGGCTGTGGTGAATACCTTCTTTCGCAAAGGAGAGGAGCAAGAGAAAGGTAAAGAGGAAGTTTTCGAGATGTTGAAAGTTCTTGATAATGAGCTCAAGGATAAGAAGTTCTTTGTAGGTGACAAATTTGGGTTTGCTGAAATTGTTGCAAATATGGTGGCACTTTGGGTAGGAGTTTATGAAGAAGCCTCTGGAGTTGTATTAGTGACAAGTCAAAACCCTAAAATTTGTGCTTGGAGAgatgaatatattaattatagcCCAGTCAAAAAATATCTACCTCCGAGAAGAGATGAGTTGCTTACTTTTTTCCAACCCCGAGCTCGTGCTCAAGCTACAACTTCTGCTTCTGCTCCAAAATGA